In Candidatus Babeliales bacterium, a genomic segment contains:
- a CDS encoding GNAT family N-acetyltransferase produces MKKFLLTITLLTITNIIPCENPNPYSIKVLTQDELKTLLPFVAQLRVNIFRNYPYLYDGNIAEEMDNLEKYAQHNNSALAIAYYNENPVGFLCGSDLIHYSVHFENSVADLFKGVDLNIENYYYCADIIILPEHRGKYLAPQLFDAIENYAQQKGYTACCFITEHHENHPLKPRDHKSLVPLWNSLNYKKSALITYASWQTHQVDGTIKLEQHPLIFWLKNLK; encoded by the coding sequence ATGAAAAAATTTCTCTTAACCATTACACTGCTCACCATCACAAACATAATTCCATGCGAAAATCCTAATCCCTATAGTATTAAAGTTCTGACACAAGATGAACTCAAAACACTTCTTCCATTCGTTGCACAATTACGCGTAAACATCTTTCGTAATTATCCCTATCTTTATGATGGAAACATAGCAGAAGAAATGGATAATCTAGAAAAATATGCGCAACACAATAATAGCGCTCTTGCCATTGCCTATTACAATGAAAATCCTGTTGGTTTTCTTTGTGGTTCAGATCTCATTCACTACAGCGTACACTTTGAAAACTCTGTCGCTGATCTTTTTAAAGGCGTAGATTTGAATATAGAAAACTATTATTATTGTGCCGATATCATTATTTTACCAGAACATCGCGGCAAATATTTAGCTCCACAACTTTTTGATGCAATCGAAAACTATGCTCAACAAAAAGGATATACCGCATGCTGTTTTATTACTGAACATCATGAGAATCACCCACTTAAACCTCGTGATCATAAATCTCTTGTGCCTTTATGGAATAGCCTCAATTATAAAAAGTCAGCATTAATAACGTATGCCAGTTGGCAGACACATCAAGTAGATGGTACAATAAAATTAGAACAGCATCCGTTGATTTTTTGGCTAAAAAACCTTAAATAA
- the pth gene encoding aminoacyl-tRNA hydrolase, giving the protein MNIKVIIGLGNPGTKYHNNRHNIGFLVLDALADKYNASWQTKADKEIADVEINGHKITLIKPQTFMNSSGKIIPSLSKQGIKAENILVVHDELEKPFGKVETRTGGSHRGHNGLRSIMEACGADFHRLRVGIGRPENKEDVPNYVLSNFSKTEVVEPIIDTAVDMIEALL; this is encoded by the coding sequence ATGAATATAAAAGTAATCATAGGCCTGGGAAATCCAGGCACAAAATATCACAACAACAGACATAATATTGGCTTTCTAGTTCTTGACGCGTTAGCAGATAAATACAACGCATCCTGGCAAACAAAAGCCGACAAAGAAATAGCTGATGTAGAAATTAATGGTCATAAAATTACGCTCATCAAACCACAAACATTTATGAACAGTTCTGGTAAAATAATTCCTTCTTTATCAAAACAAGGAATTAAAGCAGAAAACATTCTTGTTGTACACGATGAGCTTGAAAAACCATTTGGTAAAGTAGAAACAAGAACTGGCGGTAGTCACCGTGGACATAATGGATTACGTTCAATTATGGAGGCGTGTGGTGCTGATTTTCATCGTTTGCGAGTTGGAATTGGTCGTCCAGAAAACAAAGAAGATGTGCCAAATTATGTGCTGAGTAATTTCTCTAAAACTGAAGTCGTTGAACCAATTATTGACACAGCAGTGGATATGATTGAAGCCCTGTTATAA